A stretch of Pogona vitticeps strain Pit_001003342236 chromosome 5, PviZW2.1, whole genome shotgun sequence DNA encodes these proteins:
- the DNAL4 gene encoding dynein axonemal light chain 4 gives MADTGEGKKEEADYKRLHSFPLIRHTDMPEEMRVEAMELCVTACEKYATNNESAAKMIKETMDKKFGSSWHVVIGEGFGFEITHEVKNLLYMFFGGSLAVCVWKCS, from the exons ATGGCAGACactggggaggggaagaaagaggaggcagaCTATAAGAGACTTCACAGCTTCCCCCTGATCAGG CATACAGACATGCCAGAAGAAATGCGAGTAGAGGCCATGGAGTTATGTGTCACTGCTTGTGAGAAATATGCAACCAACAATGAG AGTGCTGCCAAGATGATCAAAGAAACAATGGACAAGAAGTTTGGCTCCTCTTGGCATGTAGTGATTGGTGAGGGCTTTGGCTTCGAGATCACCCATGAGGTGAAGAATCTGCTGTATATGTTCTTTGGAGGCAGTCTTGCTGTTTGTGTTTGGAAGTGCTCCTGA